Proteins from a single region of Punica granatum isolate Tunisia-2019 chromosome 8, ASM765513v2, whole genome shotgun sequence:
- the LOC116187532 gene encoding protein FAR1-RELATED SEQUENCE 11-like isoform X1, protein MVEMMSDLMSVVREASENNTDSSPPDISSVEETPEETILSRQTSINLVPFIGQRFVSQDAAYEFYCSFAKQCGFSIRRHRTRGKDGVGRGVTRRDFTCHRGGFPQLKPSEDGKLLRNRKSSRCGCQAFMRIVKRADFDVPEWRVTGFSNNHNHELLKTNEMSSHPSSCTLSADDKSRICMYAKAGMSVRQMLRLLELEKGVKLGSLPFTEVDVRNLLQTFRNVDRDHDATDLLKMCKEKKDRDPSFKYNFQLDANNRLEHIAWSYAASIKSYEVFGDAVIFDTTHCLEAYDMILGIWVGVDNHGVNCFFGFVLLRDENLQSFSWALETFLDFMNGKAPETILTDQNMWLKEAVALHMPRTKHAFSIWHIVAKFSDWFSLLLGPQYDKWKADFLRLYNLHCAEDFELGWREMCNVYGLHGNKHISSLHSLRAFWALPYLRSYFFAGMTNPSHSESVNAYIQRFLSAQSVLNNFIEQVDAIVESIDEAEPKQKMQRKVRRVTLKTGSPIEAHAASVLTPYAFSKLQDELVWAPQYASLMVDGTYFIVRHHTEMDVGGGGCKVLWAPHDEFISCSCHQFEFSGILCRHVLRVLSTNNCFHIPERYLPLRWRNSCPSRLNFRNTEEYTGKVQLLHSMVSTLMSESTETEERLDVAFDQISMLILRIKEYPPGHDRGHDEVSHNDSQADSLILPEVEDADGLVHGFVPGSSHDLTTLGRMKERRQRDSGMDIYRKRRRCSVPCCGQLGYDASNCPMMQGDDLGFL, encoded by the exons ATGGTGGAGATGATGTCTGACTTGATGAGTGTGGTGAGAGAAGCATCTGAGAATAACACCGATTCGTCCCCACCTGATATCAGCTCTGTTGAGGAGACCCCTGAGGAAACAATACTATCGCGACAAACTTCCATCAACCTCGTTCCATTTATTGGACAGAGATTCGTGTCCCAAGATGCCGCATATGAGTTCTACTGCAGCTTTGCTAAACAGTGTGGGTTTTCAATTAGACGGCATAGAACGAGAGGGAAAGATGGGGTGGGGAGGGGAGTGACGAGGAGGGACTTTACCTGCCACCGTGGAGGTTTCCCGCAGCTAAAGCCTTCTGAGGACGGGAAGCTTCTGAGGAACCGAAAATCATCTCGATGTGGGTGCCAAGCATTCATGAGGATTGTTAAGAGGGCAGATTTTGATGTGCCTGAATGGCGTGTCACTGGTTTCAGTAATAACCACAACCACGAGCTCCTTAAAACGAATGAGATGAGTAGTCATCCTTCTTCCTGTACCCTCTCTGCTGATGACAAGAGTcgaatatgtatgtatgccAAAGCTGGGATGTCAGTACGACAAATGCTGAGACTATTGGAGCTTGAGAAGGGTGTCAAATTAGGCTCTCTGCCATTCACTGAGGTAGATGTCAGAAATTTGCTCCAGACTTTTAGGAATGTAGATCGCGATCATGATGCTACGGACCTTCTGAAAATGTGTAAGGAAAAGAAGGATAGAGACCCCAGTTTCAAGTACAACTTTCAGCTTGATGCGAATAACAGGTTGGAGCATATTGCATGGTCTTATGCTGCTTCCATCAAATCCTATGAGGTCTTTGGAGATGCTGTGATTTTTGACACCACCCACTGCTTGGAAGCCTATGACATGATTTTAGGCATCTGGGTTGGAGTCGACAATCATGGAGTGAATTGTTTCTTTGGCTTTGTGCTTCTAAGGGATGAGAATCTGCAGTCCTTTTCATGGGCACTAGAG ACTTTCTTGGATTTCATGAACGGAAAGGCTCCGGAGACGATTTTAACCGACCAAAACATGTGGCTCAAAGAAGCGGTTGCTCTTCATATGCCAAGAACCAAACATGCATTTTCCATTTGGCATATTGTCGCAAAATTTTCTGACTGGTTTTCTCTTCTGCTCGGGCCACAGTATGACAAGTGGAAGGCTGACTTTCTTCGGCTCTATAACTTGCATTGTGCAGAGGATTTCGAGTTGGGGTGGAGGGAGATGTGTAACGTGTACGGACTTCATGGCAATAAGCACATCAGTAGCTTGCATTCTTTGCGTGCATTCTGGGCTCTCCCCTATTTAAGGTCTTATTTCTTCGCGGGAATGACGAACCCTTCCCATTCAGAGTCAGTCAATGCTTACATTCAACGGTTTTTGAGCGCTCAGTCTGTTCTCAACAACTTTATTGAGCAG GTTGATGCCATAGTTGAGTCCATTGACGAAGCGGAACCGAAGCAGAAGATGCAACGGAAAGTTCGCAGAGTGACCCTAAAAACAGGATCTCCAATTGAAGCCCACGCTGCAAGTGTTCTGACGCCGTATGCCTTCAGCAAGCTGCAGGACGAGCTTGTCTGGGCCCCTCAATACGCATCCCTGATGGTGGATGGCACCTACTTCATCGTGAGGCACCACACGGAGATGGACGTGGGTGGAGGGGGTTGCAAGGTCCTCTGGGCCCCGCATGATGAGTTCATCAGCTGCAGCTGCCACCAGTTCGAGTTCTCAGGTATCCTCTGCCGGCATGTCCTTCGAGTCTTGTCCACTAACAACTGTTTCCACATCCCTGAGCGGTACCTCCCACTCCGGTGGCGTAACAGTTGCCCTTCACGGTTGAATTTTCGGAACACTGAGGAATATACTGGAAAAGTGCAGCTCTTGCATTCTATGGTTTCAACCCTAATGTCAGAGTCGACTGAAACTGAAGAACGATTGGATGTCGCATTCGACCAAATCTCAATGTTGATTTTGCGCATCAAAGAATATCCTCCCGGACATGACCGCGGGCACGATGAGGTCTCCCACAATGAtagtcaagcagattcattgATTCTTCCCGAGGTTGAAGATGCTGATGGTTTGGTTCATGGGTTTGTCCCTGGCAGCTCGCATGATTTGACAACTCTTGGGAGGATGAAGGAGAGGAGACAGAGAGACAGTGGAATGGATATTTATCGGAAGCGCAGGAGGTGCTCTGTCCCGTGCTGTGGGCAGCTAGGATATGATGCGTCAAACTGCCCGATGATGCAAGGGGATGACTTGGGATTCTTATAG
- the LOC116187532 gene encoding protein FAR1-RELATED SEQUENCE 11-like isoform X2, producing the protein MVEMMSDLMSVVREASENNTDSSPPDISSVEETPEETILSRQTSINLVPFIGQRFVSQDAAYEFYCSFAKQCGFSIRRHRTRGKDGVGRGVTRRDFTCHRGGFPQLKPSEDGKLLRNRKSSRCGCQAFMRIVKRADFDVPEWRVTGFSNNHNHELLKTNEMSSHPSSCTLSADDKSRICMYAKAGMSVRQMLRLLELEKGVKLGSLPFTEVDVRNLLQTFRNVDRDHDATDLLKMCKEKKDRDPSFKYNFQLDANNRLEHIAWSYAASIKSYEVFGDAVIFDTTHCLEAYDMILGIWVGVDNHGVNCFFGFVLLRDENLQSFSWALEYDKWKADFLRLYNLHCAEDFELGWREMCNVYGLHGNKHISSLHSLRAFWALPYLRSYFFAGMTNPSHSESVNAYIQRFLSAQSVLNNFIEQVDAIVESIDEAEPKQKMQRKVRRVTLKTGSPIEAHAASVLTPYAFSKLQDELVWAPQYASLMVDGTYFIVRHHTEMDVGGGGCKVLWAPHDEFISCSCHQFEFSGILCRHVLRVLSTNNCFHIPERYLPLRWRNSCPSRLNFRNTEEYTGKVQLLHSMVSTLMSESTETEERLDVAFDQISMLILRIKEYPPGHDRGHDEVSHNDSQADSLILPEVEDADGLVHGFVPGSSHDLTTLGRMKERRQRDSGMDIYRKRRRCSVPCCGQLGYDASNCPMMQGDDLGFL; encoded by the exons ATGGTGGAGATGATGTCTGACTTGATGAGTGTGGTGAGAGAAGCATCTGAGAATAACACCGATTCGTCCCCACCTGATATCAGCTCTGTTGAGGAGACCCCTGAGGAAACAATACTATCGCGACAAACTTCCATCAACCTCGTTCCATTTATTGGACAGAGATTCGTGTCCCAAGATGCCGCATATGAGTTCTACTGCAGCTTTGCTAAACAGTGTGGGTTTTCAATTAGACGGCATAGAACGAGAGGGAAAGATGGGGTGGGGAGGGGAGTGACGAGGAGGGACTTTACCTGCCACCGTGGAGGTTTCCCGCAGCTAAAGCCTTCTGAGGACGGGAAGCTTCTGAGGAACCGAAAATCATCTCGATGTGGGTGCCAAGCATTCATGAGGATTGTTAAGAGGGCAGATTTTGATGTGCCTGAATGGCGTGTCACTGGTTTCAGTAATAACCACAACCACGAGCTCCTTAAAACGAATGAGATGAGTAGTCATCCTTCTTCCTGTACCCTCTCTGCTGATGACAAGAGTcgaatatgtatgtatgccAAAGCTGGGATGTCAGTACGACAAATGCTGAGACTATTGGAGCTTGAGAAGGGTGTCAAATTAGGCTCTCTGCCATTCACTGAGGTAGATGTCAGAAATTTGCTCCAGACTTTTAGGAATGTAGATCGCGATCATGATGCTACGGACCTTCTGAAAATGTGTAAGGAAAAGAAGGATAGAGACCCCAGTTTCAAGTACAACTTTCAGCTTGATGCGAATAACAGGTTGGAGCATATTGCATGGTCTTATGCTGCTTCCATCAAATCCTATGAGGTCTTTGGAGATGCTGTGATTTTTGACACCACCCACTGCTTGGAAGCCTATGACATGATTTTAGGCATCTGGGTTGGAGTCGACAATCATGGAGTGAATTGTTTCTTTGGCTTTGTGCTTCTAAGGGATGAGAATCTGCAGTCCTTTTCATGGGCACTAGAG TATGACAAGTGGAAGGCTGACTTTCTTCGGCTCTATAACTTGCATTGTGCAGAGGATTTCGAGTTGGGGTGGAGGGAGATGTGTAACGTGTACGGACTTCATGGCAATAAGCACATCAGTAGCTTGCATTCTTTGCGTGCATTCTGGGCTCTCCCCTATTTAAGGTCTTATTTCTTCGCGGGAATGACGAACCCTTCCCATTCAGAGTCAGTCAATGCTTACATTCAACGGTTTTTGAGCGCTCAGTCTGTTCTCAACAACTTTATTGAGCAG GTTGATGCCATAGTTGAGTCCATTGACGAAGCGGAACCGAAGCAGAAGATGCAACGGAAAGTTCGCAGAGTGACCCTAAAAACAGGATCTCCAATTGAAGCCCACGCTGCAAGTGTTCTGACGCCGTATGCCTTCAGCAAGCTGCAGGACGAGCTTGTCTGGGCCCCTCAATACGCATCCCTGATGGTGGATGGCACCTACTTCATCGTGAGGCACCACACGGAGATGGACGTGGGTGGAGGGGGTTGCAAGGTCCTCTGGGCCCCGCATGATGAGTTCATCAGCTGCAGCTGCCACCAGTTCGAGTTCTCAGGTATCCTCTGCCGGCATGTCCTTCGAGTCTTGTCCACTAACAACTGTTTCCACATCCCTGAGCGGTACCTCCCACTCCGGTGGCGTAACAGTTGCCCTTCACGGTTGAATTTTCGGAACACTGAGGAATATACTGGAAAAGTGCAGCTCTTGCATTCTATGGTTTCAACCCTAATGTCAGAGTCGACTGAAACTGAAGAACGATTGGATGTCGCATTCGACCAAATCTCAATGTTGATTTTGCGCATCAAAGAATATCCTCCCGGACATGACCGCGGGCACGATGAGGTCTCCCACAATGAtagtcaagcagattcattgATTCTTCCCGAGGTTGAAGATGCTGATGGTTTGGTTCATGGGTTTGTCCCTGGCAGCTCGCATGATTTGACAACTCTTGGGAGGATGAAGGAGAGGAGACAGAGAGACAGTGGAATGGATATTTATCGGAAGCGCAGGAGGTGCTCTGTCCCGTGCTGTGGGCAGCTAGGATATGATGCGTCAAACTGCCCGATGATGCAAGGGGATGACTTGGGATTCTTATAG
- the LOC116188300 gene encoding uncharacterized protein LOC116188300, translating into MHIAPSLSPMEPESDMRTAIVPVDDKKLPLPSSVPKSKKKRGSMSFLRAALFMWRRRGSSKKKSKAALQIEAATASAGMLNKVVGSMRPLHVQGGESPPQVAATAPAQPEPGPEPAKMILLAGASPSRSEHFEDVPLGSVSMMSPVASPSHCSSASPSHCSSVSEGTSRYSSALNLQELDKNDDNDDSDDDDDDDRKFEALGGDEMIDAKAEEFITQFYQQMKIQNYNEMVRRSARRSW; encoded by the coding sequence ATGCATATCGCTCCATCCCTCTCCCCAATGGAACCGGAATCCGACATGAGGACTGCCATCGTCCCTGTCGATGACAAGAAGCTGCCGCTTCCTTCCTCCGTGCCGAAGAGCAAGAAGAAGCGTGGGTCGATGAGCTTCCTCCGGGCGGCCTTGTTCATGTGGCGCAGGAGGGGCAGCTCAAAGAAGAAGTCGAAGGCTGCCCTCCAGATCGAGGCGGCCACTGCCTCGGCCGGCATGCTGAATAAGGTCGTGGGATCCATGCGGCCCTTGCACGTTCAGGGCGGCGAGTCTCCTCCTCAGGTTGCAGCGACAGCACCTGCCCAGCCGGAGCCAGGGCCTGAGCCAGCTAAGATGATATTGCTTGCCGGTGCAAGCCCTAGCCGGAGCGAGCACTTTGAGGATGTGCCGTTGGGCTCCGTGTCCATGATGAGTCCCGTCGCCTCACCCTCCCATTGTTCTTCCGCCTCACCCTCTCATTGTTCTTCCGTCTCCGAGGGCACGAGCCGCTACTCATCCGCCCTGAATCTCCAGGAGCTGGACAAGaatgatgataatgatgatAGCGATGACGACGACGATGATGACCGCAAATTCGAAGCCCTTGGTGGGGATGAGATGATTGATGCGAAGGCCGAGGAGTTCATCACCCAGTTCTACCAGCAGATGAAGATTCAGAACTACAACGAGATGGTCCGCAGATCGGCTCGCCGCAGTTGGTAG